ATAGGTCATGCCTTGCTTGCCGATCTTTTCACCAATGGTCAGTACCACGCGTTTCCAGCCCACCATGGTACCCAGGCCCAGGGCCAGTGCAACCGCGAGAATCACCCAGAACGGCGCGTACTCGGTCGTGGCGGTCAGGTCTTTGCGCAGTTTGTCGAGGTCGGACTTCTCACGCGCATCCAAGCCAGGCAGCTTGCCGACTTTCTTCGCGGTATCGTCCAGGCAGAGCAGGTAGCGACGCACTTCAATGCGATGGTCGGCACTCAACGAGTGGTAGTCGGAAACGCCTTTGAGCGTTTCAACGAGCGCGTTGATGGTCGGCTCGGTCTGCTGCGGGTTGCACTGGAACTTGCCCGGCAGGTTGTCCTTCACGCTTTTGCCCAGTGCCAGGAACTCGCCGAGGGTGGCGTTGTTGCGCTGGTAGAACTGGCTCAAATGCACGGTGGCATCGCGAGTACGTTCGATCTGGTAGGTGGTGCTGCCCAGGTCGAGAACGAACTGCGCCGGCACGATACCAATCAGCACGAGCATGATCAGGCCGATGCCTTTCTGGCCATCGTTGGAGCCGTGCACGAAGCTCACGGCCATCGCGGAAATCACCAGGACCAGGCGGTTCCAGAACGGCGGGTGCTTCTTGTCGTCAAGCTTGCGGCGCTGGTCCGGAGTCTTGTGCATCTTCGACAGCGGACGCCACCACTTCAGGCCGATCAGCACCAGGGCTGCGACCAGGAAACCGGCCATCGGCGAGAACACCAGGGATGCACCGATATCGATCGCTTTCTGCCAGTTCACACCGTCAGCCAACGGAATATCGTTGATCAGGGCGTTGGCCAGGCCCACACCGAGGATCGAGCCGATCAGGGTGTGGGAGCTGGAGGCGGGAATACCGAAGTACCAGGTGCCCAGGTTCCAGGTGATTGCCGCCGCCAACAACGAGAAGACCATCGCCAGACCATGGCCGGTGTTCACATTGATCAGCAACTCCACCGGCAGCAAGTGCACGATGGCGTAGGCGACACCCACACCACCGAGCAACACGCCGAGGAAGTTGAACACCCCGGAGAAGAACACGGCCAGGTGCGGCGGCATGGCTTTGGTATAGATGACTGTGGCCACCGCGTTAGCGGTGTCATGAAAGCCATTGATGAACTCGAAGGCGAGGACAAAGGCGAGGGCGAGCAACAGGCTCACTAGAACCCAGGCATCCAGTCCGCTGAATAAATCGATCATGAAGGTTTTCTGACCCGGTCGTAAGGGGGCGCGATTATGCCAGAAAACCTCAGTAATCGATGCATTAGCTGCTCATCGGTAAGAATCTACCTGGAAAAAAATCGCTTGAAACAGGCGCATCCCAAGGTTTTCGGGGCTTTGGCAAGTCTTTGATTTCTATGGTCAGGGCGCAAAAGGACGTGGTTTCGTCACAAAAAAGTCATGTGTGAAACATTTGTATGAAATTTCGTTGGTAGTCGTAGGCGCCGACCAGTGGCCGCTTGGCTGCGCTGAACTGCGCCGGTGGTAGGCCGGCGCCGACAGCAAAACCCAGGAGGCTGGCTTCAAGAACACTCAGGGCTCTTCTGCTTTGAGTTCCTGCTCGATCTTCTGAATTTCCTGGGCGAAGGCCTGGTCCAGCAGACTGGCGCGCTTGCGCCATGGCTTACGTTCCGGCTCAGGCTGGGCGGCGTAGGTGGTGACTTCCCCGCCGTAAACGTCCTTGTAACGTTGCTCCTGGCGCTCAAGTTCCGCGCGCAGTTCATCTTTCGTCACAGTTTTACCTAATTGAGTTGAGTTTAATCACGGTGCAACGTCATGCCAAAAAAGGCAGCCCCGGGTTGTACAACTTAGCGGCAAACATGACCCAACTTTGAAGTAGGGACCTGAGATCGCTTTTTCAATCCGATACTTTAAATCGACCCTGCACGCGGTTTGCGGTGCTGGGCGAGCTCTGATCCCAATAGGTAATTGGGCTGACCTCTGCACAGGCTGCATTATAGCGACGCATTTGAATAACGCTATCGGCATAAAGTTAAAAAGCTTCAACTTCATGTTCGAGTTTTGTTACATCACTTCCTGGGTATCGACTGAAAACATCCATCCATACGCAGCGAGCTTTTCTCTCGGCGGGCGCTGAGGCAGGCCTGGCGGTGGAAAATTGCGATAATCGCATGATCGTCCGATAATCGCCCAATGTCGCCGCCTCTGCCTTGTATATGTTTCCCCGTGCAGCTTGTAATGGCAGCCAACCCTTCTGTGGTTGAAAACAAGAAAAAGGATCCCTGAAATGAACGATCAATTGCGCAATTCCTTCGCGTCAGTGGCGCCGCCGATCGTGGCTTCACCGGCCAAGCGCATCCAGGCATTCACCGGTGATCCGGACTTCATGACCTCACTGGCCCGTGGCCTGGCCGTGGTGCAAGCGTTCCAGGAGCGCAAGCGTCACCTGACCATCGCCCAGATCAGCCATCGCACCGAGATTCCCCGCGCCGCTGTGCGCCGTTGCGTGCACACGTTGATCAAGCTCGGTTACGCCACCACGGACGGGCGAACCTACTCGCTGCTGCCCAAAGTGCTGACGCTTGGCCATGCCTATTTATCGTCCACACCCCTGGCTGTGTCGGCCCAGCCCTACCT
Above is a genomic segment from Pseudomonas sp. R5-89-07 containing:
- a CDS encoding inorganic phosphate transporter, giving the protein MIDLFSGLDAWVLVSLLLALAFVLAFEFINGFHDTANAVATVIYTKAMPPHLAVFFSGVFNFLGVLLGGVGVAYAIVHLLPVELLINVNTGHGLAMVFSLLAAAITWNLGTWYFGIPASSSHTLIGSILGVGLANALINDIPLADGVNWQKAIDIGASLVFSPMAGFLVAALVLIGLKWWRPLSKMHKTPDQRRKLDDKKHPPFWNRLVLVISAMAVSFVHGSNDGQKGIGLIMLVLIGIVPAQFVLDLGSTTYQIERTRDATVHLSQFYQRNNATLGEFLALGKSVKDNLPGKFQCNPQQTEPTINALVETLKGVSDYHSLSADHRIEVRRYLLCLDDTAKKVGKLPGLDAREKSDLDKLRKDLTATTEYAPFWVILAVALALGLGTMVGWKRVVLTIGEKIGKQGMTYAQGMSAQITTATMIGFANIFALPVSTTHVLSSGVAGTMVANKSGLQGGTVKTILMAWVLTLPATVALSAGLFWLASKALGS